Sequence from the Pararhizobium gei genome:
GAACGAATGGCAGCTTGTGAAGCAGAAACGGTATGGACACGCAGTAAAGACTATGGCTGAGCGGTTTTTCGAATTTCGGCCGGAACTGGCTATCCAAGTCAATCCCCCCCGTCGCGACGGTGGCAGTGTCGTCAGTCGCCGCGAATGCCGTTGAAGCCTTCACGGTCCGCGCTTCGCGAACCACGCCCTGCGCGATCAGGCTTGGAAACGGGACATCCCAGGCTGAGACAGCATGCTGGCCTGTCGCGTCGATAAACGCCGTGAACGCATGCCGATCATCGCAGATCTCGATCACGGCACCTTGTTCGGCACTGTCGTTGTCGAGCCTGTAGTCCGGACCGAGTTTGAGCACGGAGAGTCGCCCCGCCCGGTGAAGCGCCAGCAGACGTTCGATCGACTGGTGCGGGACGGTCGCATAGTCATCCACGAACAGCGTCTTGAAATATTTGTGAAAGCGTTTCAGGTCTTCCTCGTTGAAATGTGGGACCGCCCGCAAAACGGTTTCGTGCATGCACAGGATCGAATAACGCCAGGCGACCGTGGTACGCGTCGCCTTGTTGGTCCTGGCCTCCCCAAGGTTCAGCGCTGCCCAGGTAAACGGGTCGTATGATTCGCGTTCCGAGAAATAAGCGTCCGCCACGGTCTCAACGGTCAGCATGCCAAGGCCGATGCGCTCGGAATATGCGGGATCGCTGGCAAATAGCTGCGCGCGAAAGAGCTCAAATATTTCGTCGAGCAGCCTGTCCGGAACGGTGTCAACCAGCCTGTCCACTGCAGCTTCCGTGAAAATAGAAAGTGGCTCGTACGGGATAGGACAGTAAAAGTCTGCTTCCGGCAGAAGGCCTTTCCTCGACATCATCGTCAAGTGGAAATCGGGACCGGATGCAGAGTGATACTGCATCGTTCCGGAATCATCGAGCAGGAACGACCCATGCGCTGTGGCAACCGATACCACCGCGTCGATACCACTCAGGGACGTTCCGAGTACGCCGACGGAAACATCGCCGATCGTATCGAGATTTTTAGCTGGCCACGGAGAAATGAAAAAACCCGGCTTGGTCTCGGTCTTCTCCGGCCAGTCATGACCCGTGGCCATGACGACATGGTCGAACGCCTTGGAGTCCGTAGCGCCGTCCTCGCCCTTGACTTCCACGTTGATGTCGCTCTCCCTGAGCTGGATATCCAAGACCCTGTGACTTGCCTTGATATCAACGGTATGGCCGCGAGCCACGGCCTTCGCCAACAGTGCATTGAGCTGCGCCTCGAAATACGCTCCAAGAACGACCCGCGGATAGAATTCCCGCTCGCCGATGGTCTCGACCGGGACGCCGAGCATGGCGAGTTCGGCAGGGCTCTTGCGCCTGAGCCAATGCGTCAGGCTCTCGCACACGGGCGGCAACTCGATGCTGGCAATATTGGCAAGCATCGCCCTGTCGTTGGCGCGGGGGTGATAGGGTGTCCCCTTGCCTGGATCGGCATTGGCTTCGTAAACGGTCACCGACAAAGGTGTCTCGCTCTCCATCAGCCCCTTCAAAGTATAAATCCCGGTCGGACCGGAGCCGATGATGGCAATGCTGGTCATTTTAAACTCATGTGTTGGAATCCGTCGGTCGGTGCGCCATGGATCAATTGATGGGTTGCTGTCGATACGAGGAGCGGGTTTACTTTCCCCGATCGACCTCCTCCTCGATGGCGCAAAGTCGAGCGTTGACCGCCTCACCACCGCCACCGCAAATTCAACCCGATGCCATTCGATCAAATCTGCTTCCTTGACAGGCAACGGGACGGCGACCTGGCGGTTTTATCAAGCTCGACCTTCCGTTCTGTGGCCCGGATGTCGGGTTAAACGCTCGATCGCCGTTTCGCTGGTCACGGGGAGAAATCGGAGAAATCCCCATGTTCGCCACGTCCGTAACGTCCAATACGCGCGCGCTGCCACCCTCGCCACCAGAACCCTTGGTCGCGATATTCGTTCCCTTCATCGCTAATATTGTAGCGGGCGAGTAGCTATCGCGACACCGGGCTATATCTCGGCAATGAGACACGAGACGCACAATATATTCGAACGAACACCCGCTGGAGCTGTTAACGTCGATCATGGCGGTTCGTCACCGAAATGGAGCAAGGGTTTGCGAGAAAACTGCGCAGGAACCGTCGAAAGCTTATGGCGCTATCCAGTCAGCTCTCTCGGCGGAGAAAGCCTCGATACACTGACGCTGGACCGCGGTGGTGTCGTCGGCGACAGGATTTACGGCCTTGTCGATGCGCAAACGGGAAGGCCCGCAGCGCCGGAAAAGGACGCGAGGTGGAGACCAGTTCTTTTCCTGCGATCACGAACTGCCGCTGGAACAGTCGAAATCGGTTTCCCCGACGGGGAGTGGCATGACATTGGAAGCGGCGCGTTGAACGGTCGTTTGTCGGAATACCTGGGCTTTCCCGTCGCGGTCCGCTCCTATGGAAAGCCGGGATCGGACCCGGACATCGCCATTGCAGTCAACCGTTATGTACCAAGTCCCCTGCATATCCTCACCACCGCCTCGCTCCGTCATTGCGCTAGGCTTACGGAGAGGCCTTTTATTGACGTTCGTCGTTTTCGACCAACAGTGCTGCTAACCACCAGGGACGTGCACGCCTTCCTCGAAAGCGCCTGGATTGGCACAAAAATCACGGTTGGCACCGTGGTCGCCCACGCCGATGAGGAAACCAAACGATGCGGGATGACTTTGATCGCCCAGCCCGGCCTCAAGGAGGACGCCGACCTCTTGAGGGGCATCCTCCGTCACAATCGCCGAAACCTTGGGATCTATTGTTCCGTCGCGACCGGGGGCAATATTTCCCTTGGAGATGAGCTTTTTTCGATCTCCGAGTGCTGAAGCTGCTCTCGCCTGCATTTGGTCCGCTAGCGACGGCAGCCCGAATGCTCGGCCAGGCCTGATGCGTGGACCACCGAGCGCCAATCGCTGCGGAGTCAAAGGCGCTCGGCGGCTTATGTTATCTCAACGAGACATCGGCGACGTTATCCTGGTAGTCCTTCTTGGGGTCGGACCCGAGGAGCATTTTTATCCCCGCCCACAAACTTGAGCCGTCCTTCCAGATTTCCGCATGCTCTGCGTCCAGTCTGAGGAGGACGAGTTTAGGGTCGTCCTTGCCGCCTTCGTACCACGCTGCAATATAGTGGTTCCATAACCGATCAATTGTCGCCCGGTCGGTGTCGATGCCGAGATTGCCATGGATCGCCGCAAACACGTCATGACCTTTGGAGGCGAACGTGGCCACTGCACGCGAGCCTTCGGACAGCTTGCCGACCAGCTTCGACTCCGTTGACGTGAAAAACCAGATCGGCCCGTGATCTCCTTCGATTTGCGCGGTCATTGGCCGCGTGTGGCTTTCGTCTACACCAGCCAATCCCAGCATCAGCGTCATGTCCGATTTTAGCGCTTTCCAGAATTTTTCTTTTAGCTCTTGCTCGTCGGCCACTCATCGTACTCCCGTTTTGTCTTGGTTTTGAACACGACGAAGTAGATGAAGCCAGGTTGGCAAAAATCAAGACCCCGATAAAGCGCATGGCCGGACACGGCATCGATCGACTGATCTGCAACCAGCCCTATTCGATCCCTGCCATGAACGCCGGAAGCTGTTGTTCGAAGAATTTCGAGAACGAGGCGATCCGCGGGGGGAGTGCCTGATAGGGCGGATAATAGAGGGTCAGCCAGAGTTCCGGCGGCGACCAGGCTTGCAGGACATGAATAAGACGGCCGGCGCGCAGATGCTCGCCGACATGGAAGCGGGTCAGCATCGCGACCCCCATGCCATCGGTTGCCATGCTTGCGAGCACCTCCCCGCTAATGGCGCTGAACGCGCGGCCGGCGGAAATGCTCGCTGTGCCGCTACCGTCTGACAAAGCCCAGTTTTCCCGTCTGCTCTCCTCGCTTTAAGCAAGGCAATCGTCAGGCGTCAGTTCGTTCGGATGCCGCATATCCGCAAACCGGCTTCCTGAGCGCTGATCCTGAGACGGCCGTGATCGGCCCTGTGGGTGTTCACCACATCTTTTCTGGCATCTTCCAGCGCCTGTACGGCCGGCTGTATCTGCGCGGCGAAGATCTCACCATCCGTCGTCAAGGACACCTGCCGCGTCGTGCGCACGAAAAGCTGCACGCCGAGATCGTCCTCCAGCGCGGCGATTGCCCGCGTGACGGCTGCCGGCGTCATGTCGAGTTCCCCCGCCACCTGGGCAAAGTTCCGCTTCTCCGCAGCAAGGAGAAAGGTTCGAAGAGCCTTCTAATCGTTCATTTTGTTATTTCATCCAGCGCAACACATTGAAAATAATTATTGCAATTCCGGACGACGATCAACGGGGGTAGATATTCAATCACACAAGACAACCCAAGCCAGCCACGGAAGGCGAACATCATGATCAAGGATATCAAGGGACTGCACCACATCACATCGATGGCGTCAGACGCCCGCCAGAACAACACGTTCTTCACCGACAGTCTCGGCTTGCGCCGCGTCAAGAAGACCGTGAACTTCGATGATCCGAATGTCTACCACCTCTATTACGGCGACGAGGCCGGCACCCCCGGCACGGTCATGACCTACTTCCCCTTCCCGGACGTCATGCGCGGCAGGCCCGGCGTCGGCGAAGTCAGCGAAACGCAGTTTGCGATTCCCAAGGGCTCCCTCTCCTTCTGGCAGGATCGTCTGGCAGCCAAAGGGACCGGCAATCTTCAGACCGGCACAGTTTTCGGCGCCAACAGCCTGCGTTTCAATGGACCGGACGGCGAAGGCTTCGCCCTGATCGAAACGGCCGACGACAGCCGCAAGGCCTGGAACGGTGCCGGTATCGACGACAGCGTCGCCATCCGGGGATTTTCGGGTGCGAAATTTCGCCTGCATGACACCGCCGCTACCGCCGAACTGCTCGGCTTCATGGGCTACCAACGCGCCGAGTCGGAAGGCGATGTGACGCGCTTCATCATCCCGGGTGGCAACGGCGCCGACACGATCGATCTGGAAATCCTGCCAAAAACGCCGTTCGCACGGCAGGGTGCTGGCTCGGTTCATCATATCGCCTTCGCCGTCGAGAACCGCGCAAAACAACTCGAAGTCCGCAAGGCCCTGATGGATACCGGCTACCAGGTCACGCCCGTCAT
This genomic interval carries:
- a CDS encoding FAD/NAD(P)-binding protein, with amino-acid sequence MTSIAIIGSGPTGIYTLKGLMESETPLSVTVYEANADPGKGTPYHPRANDRAMLANIASIELPPVCESLTHWLRRKSPAELAMLGVPVETIGEREFYPRVVLGAYFEAQLNALLAKAVARGHTVDIKASHRVLDIQLRESDINVEVKGEDGATDSKAFDHVVMATGHDWPEKTETKPGFFISPWPAKNLDTIGDVSVGVLGTSLSGIDAVVSVATAHGSFLLDDSGTMQYHSASGPDFHLTMMSRKGLLPEADFYCPIPYEPLSIFTEAAVDRLVDTVPDRLLDEIFELFRAQLFASDPAYSERIGLGMLTVETVADAYFSERESYDPFTWAALNLGEARTNKATRTTVAWRYSILCMHETVLRAVPHFNEEDLKRFHKYFKTLFVDDYATVPHQSIERLLALHRAGRLSVLKLGPDYRLDNDSAEQGAVIEICDDRHAFTAFIDATGQHAVSAWDVPFPSLIAQGVVREARTVKASTAFAATDDTATVATGGIDLDSQFRPKFEKPLSHSLYCVSIPFLLHKLPFVQGITSAEELGSRVAKSILDDVGCREFGLKAVRHYS
- a CDS encoding MOSC domain-containing protein → MRENCAGTVESLWRYPVSSLGGESLDTLTLDRGGVVGDRIYGLVDAQTGRPAAPEKDARWRPVLFLRSRTAAGTVEIGFPDGEWHDIGSGALNGRLSEYLGFPVAVRSYGKPGSDPDIAIAVNRYVPSPLHILTTASLRHCARLTERPFIDVRRFRPTVLLTTRDVHAFLESAWIGTKITVGTVVAHADEETKRCGMTLIAQPGLKEDADLLRGILRHNRRNLGIYCSVATGGNISLGDELFSISEC
- a CDS encoding pyridoxamine 5'-phosphate oxidase family protein, translated to MADEQELKEKFWKALKSDMTLMLGLAGVDESHTRPMTAQIEGDHGPIWFFTSTESKLVGKLSEGSRAVATFASKGHDVFAAIHGNLGIDTDRATIDRLWNHYIAAWYEGGKDDPKLVLLRLDAEHAEIWKDGSSLWAGIKMLLGSDPKKDYQDNVADVSLR
- a CDS encoding ring-cleaving dioxygenase, whose amino-acid sequence is MIKDIKGLHHITSMASDARQNNTFFTDSLGLRRVKKTVNFDDPNVYHLYYGDEAGTPGTVMTYFPFPDVMRGRPGVGEVSETQFAIPKGSLSFWQDRLAAKGTGNLQTGTVFGANSLRFNGPDGEGFALIETADDSRKAWNGAGIDDSVAIRGFSGAKFRLHDTAATAELLGFMGYQRAESEGDVTRFIIPGGNGADTIDLEILPKTPFARQGAGSVHHIAFAVENRAKQLEVRKALMDTGYQVTPVIDRDYFWAIYFRTPGGILFEIATNEPGFDRDEDTAHLGEVLKLPARYEPFRDQIEAGLAPLAA